Proteins from one Ananas comosus cultivar F153 linkage group 5, ASM154086v1, whole genome shotgun sequence genomic window:
- the LOC109709795 gene encoding F-box/kelch-repeat protein At3g61590-like isoform X1: MASFSLLNHCFSVNRRVPNSLCQAKERFLIQKKEEQGSKIGFRCLVFRICLSVMESEEWESYPSAFIEGKDLKKDLNSEYHTDQDKGALVSLDTILPDDLLEKILSFLSIVGIIRSGSVCKRWNDAVQRYKHTKMVPQKPWYFMFTCGEEAVAGYSYDPSLKKWYNFNFPCIEKSNWSISFSYGLVCLMDSENKSRVFVCNPITKHRRKLPYAPGGNSPDYSALAISVDKECHNYTIVVAKCGQVPEEHHLWNISIHIYFSESDEWFDPFNETLVGWRGCDDCVICDGVLYYLLYSSGYVGHIASRHCLAMYDLSTRPGHFSLMNTAIPAPCTLTCGRLMNLRDRVILVGGIGKQDRPGVIKGIGIWELRDKKEWCEVARMPQKFFQGFGELDEVFASSGCDDLIYIQSYGSPALLTFDVSQKLWKWTVRSPVSKRFPLQLFTGFCFEPRLEIAS; encoded by the exons ATGGCCTCCTTTTCTTTACTTAATCACTGTTTTTCAGTTAATAGACGAGTACCCAACTCTTTATGTcaagcaaaagagagatttttaatccaaaaaaaagagGAACAAGGATCAAAGATTGGATTTCGGTGCCTCGTCTTTCGTATCTGCCT GTCCGTAATGGAGAGTGAGGAATGGGAATCCTATCCTTCAGCCTTCATTGAAGGCAAGGATCTAAAGAAAGACCTTAATTCCGAGTATCATACCGACCAGGATAAAGGCGCATTAGTTTCCTTGGATACCATTCTCCCTGATGACCTCTTGGAGAAAATACTCTCTTTCTTGTCCATTGTTGGTATAATTAGATCAGGCTCCGTGTGCAAGAGATGGAATGATGCCGTGCAAAGGTATAAACATACGAAAATGGTACCCCAAAAGCCATGGTATTTCATGTTCACGTGCGGCGAGGAAGCTGTGGCAGGGTACTCTTACGACCCAAGTCTGAAAAAGTGGTACAATTTCAATTTCCCTTGCATTGAGAAGAGCAATTGGTCTATCTCATTTTCCTATGGATTAGTATGCTTAATGGATAGTGAAAATAAAAGTCGTGTCTTTGTGTGCAACCCTATCACTAAGCATAGGCGGAAGCTTCCCTATGCTCCGGGTGGAAACTCCCCCGACTATAGCGCGCTTGCTATATCGGTCGATAAAGAGTGTCATAATTACACCATAGTGGTCGCAAAGTGTGGGCAAGTGCCGGAGGAGCATCATCTGTGGAATATATCAATCCATATTTATTTTTCGGAAAGTGACGAGTGGTTCGATCCCTTCAATGAAACTTTAGTAGGTTGGAGAGGTTGTGATGATTGTGTCATTTGTGATGGAGTTTTGTATTATTTGCTTTACTCTTCTGGTTATGTTGGGCATATCGCATCGCGCCATTGTTTGGCTATGTATGACCTCTCAACCAGGCCGGGTCATTTTTCTTTAATGAATACAGCTATACCTGCGCCATGTACACTCACATGTGGCAGGCTTATGAACCTAAGGGATAGAGTTATTCTGGTTGGAGGAATAGGGAAGCAGGATAGGCCGGGAGTTATCAAGGGGATTGGGATTTGGGAGCTTCGAGATAAGAAGGAATGGTGCGAGGTTGCGCGCATGCCTCAGAAGTTTTTCCAAGGATTTGGAGAGCTTGATGAAGTATTCGCAAGCAGTGGTTGCGATGATTTGATTTATATACAGAGCTATGGGTCGCCGGCTTTGCTTACTTTCGACGTGAGCCAGAAGCTATGGAAGTGGACGGTGAGGAGTCCCGTTTCAAAGAGGTTCCCGCTACAGCTCTTCACTGGATTTTGTTTCGAGCCACGGCTAGAAATTGCTTCGTAG
- the LOC109711006 gene encoding 50S ribosomal protein L21, chloroplastic, translating into MASALGPAASAPSRISVPSRAQTLTLASPPFVSLPKPRLFSCLTDSSPRASILSRKWKLFASSEESTPAPTEVQMPEPVEAQIEASTAGEAAKGEDVFAVVMIGSRQYIVFPGRYIYTQRLKGANVNDKIILNKVLLVGTRTKAYIGQPVVTNAAVHAVVEEQGLDPKVIIFKYKKKKNYRRTIGHRQPNTRIKITGITGYQDFPAETMPETIPA; encoded by the exons ATGGCTTCGGCTCTCGGCCCCGCCGCCTCCGCTCCGTCCCGCATCTCCGTCCCCAGCCGtgcccaaaccctaaccctagcctctcCCCCCTTCGTCTCTCTCCCCAAACCACGATTGTTCTCGTGTCTCACAGACTCCTCTCCCCGCGCTTCTATTCTCTCGCGAAAATGGAAGCTCTTTGCTTCTTCCGAGGAGTCTACGCCGGCCCCTACGGAGGTTCAAATGCCGGAGCCCGTTGAAGCCCAGATCGAGGCCTCCACCGCCGGAGAGGCGGCGAAGGGCGAGGACGTGTTTGCGGTGGTTATG ATTGGGTCGCGGCAATACATCGTGTTTCCTGGGCGGTATATTTATACCCAGAGGTTGAAGGGCGCCAATGTTAATGATAAG ATTATATTGAACAAAGTATTACTCGTTGGAACTCGAACAAAGGCTTATATTGGCCAACCAGTTGTTACCAATGCTGCCGTACATGCGGTGGTTGAAGAACAG GGACTTGATCCTAAAGTGATAATATTCAaatacaagaagaagaagaactatCGAAGGACAATTGGCCATCGACAG CCAAACACAAGGATAAAGATCACAGGGATAACAGGATATCAAGATTTCCCAGCTGAGACGATGCCCGAGACAATTCCCGCTTAG
- the LOC109709848 gene encoding uncharacterized protein LOC109709848: protein MDTNISSSSTSEWSTITSAAGYRTDATVRHSSIERNLDDSIGSDFLKNPPLSLALGHSESSKRSLLTACTISSAKERDGEGSMDLGLNFQLSLGNKFAHGSKMPVFPVPKALEKEPKFDLQLSLSVGPFGSVVMNAASASTHHQDILESLKVISVPTVDEGSTSRWKCGSNLLPYLHINGESTVFPPKHVIPASSSQSLIRDHTLQRVQTTKVLAASILQDACAQKRKCSTKTCQYPCCEKGARGASRLCIGHGGGRRCQKPGCNRGAEGRTIFCKTHGGGRRCNHLGCTKSAEGRTDYCITHGGGRRCSHEGCVRAARGKSGCCIKHGGGNRCQRENCTKSAEGRTRLCISHGGGRRCQFPECTRGAQGSTMFCKSHGGGKRCTYPDCSKGAEGSTPFCKGHGGGKRCSFTGGCLKSVHGGTKFCVAHGGGKRCAMPECPKSARGRTAFCVGHGGGKRCKYDGCGKSAQGRTNFCKKHGGGKRCSWGRAGSSDGIGDPPCDRSARGASGHCAVHNPLVEDNRIHGGRTLGTAVAACRATTRSEKMKEVAREDNLISKMEIGGGNLLSFDGCDETKFMHPASTPHSMLVSGPEGRVHGAILMAFFASSSSSGSHCRIQGEGDTSKEGIPNALPHKWL from the coding sequence ATGGATACCAATATCTCTTCTTCGAGTACTTCTGAGTGGAGCACAATTACATCGGCAGCTGGATATCGAACAGATGCTACCGTACGCCACTCTTCAATAGAACGGAATTTGGATGATTCCATTGGAAGTGATTTTCTTAAAAATCCTCCACTTTCACTGGCTTTGGGCCACTCAGAAAGCAGCAAGCGAAGTTTGTTAACTGCTTGCACTATCTCCTCAGCTAAGGAAAGAGATGGAGAGGGCTCGATGGATCTTGGCTTGAATTTTCAGCTGAGTCTGGGCAACAAATTTGCTCACGGCTCAAAGATGCCTGTTTTTCCTGTTCCAAAGGCGCTGGAAAAAGAACCCAAGTTCGACCTTCAATTAAGTCTATCGGTAGGACCATTTGGATCTGTTGTTATGAATGCTGCTTCAGCCTCAACTCACCATCAGGATATCTTGGAGTCATTAAAAGTTATTTCAGTTCCAACTGTGGACGAAGGATCAACATCTCGCTGGAAATGTGGGAGCAATCTTTTACCATATTTGCACATCAATGGCGAAAGCACTGTATTTCCTCCAAAACATGTGATTCCTGCAAGCTCTAGTCAGTCTCTTATTCGAGATCACACATTACAGAGGGTTCAAACTACGAAAGTTCTGGCTGCCTCGATCTTGCAGGATGCTTGTGCACAAAAGCGCAAGTGTAGCACCAAAACCTGTCAGTACCCATGTTGTGAAAAAGGTGCCCGAGGTGCTTCCAGGCTCTGTATAGGCCATGGCGGAGGGCGGAGGTGCCAAAAACCCGGTTGCAACAGGGGGGCTGAGGGCCGCACCATCTTCTGCAAAACCCATGGAGGTGGTCGCAGGTGCAACCATCTCGGCTGCACAAAGAGTGCCGAAGGGCGCACGGACTACTGCATAACCCATGGCGGCGGTCGCCGCTGCAGCCACGAGGGCTGTGTCCGAGCCGCTAGAGGGAAATCGGGCTGTTGCATCAAGCATGGTGGGGGAAATAGATGCCAAAGGGAGAACTGCACGAAGAGCGCCGAGGGCCGTACCCGCCTGTGCATCTCGCATGGTGGGGGCCGGCGCTGCCAGTTTCCTGAGTGCACGAGGGGTGCTCAGGGCAGCACGATGTTCTGTAAGTCTCATGGCGGGGGCAAACGGTGCACATACCCTGATTGCAGCAAGGGAGCTGAGGGAAGCACTCCCTTTTGCAAGGGGCATGGCGGGGGCAAGCGCTGCTCGTTCACAGGCGGCTGCCTGAAAAGCGTGCATGGCGGGACCAAGTTCTGTGTCGCCCACGGAGGTGGGAAGAGGTGCGCAATGCCTGAATGCCCTAAAAGCGCAAGAGGTCGGACGGCTTTCTGCGTTGGGCATGGTGGGGGCAAGCGCTGCAAATATGACGGCTGTGGAAAGAGCGCACAAGGAAGAACCAATTTCTGCAAGAAACATGGGGGAGGCAAGCGTTGCTCCTGGGGCCGAGCAGGGTCCAGTGACGGCATTGGAGACCCTCCTTGTGACCGCTCTGCCAGGGGTGCAAGTGGCCATTGTGCTGTGCATAATCCTTTGGTGGAAGACAATCGCATCCATGGGGGACGAACACTGGGAACTGCTGTTGCTGCATGTAGAGCGACCACCAGATCTGAAAAGATGAAAGAGGTTGCTCGAGAGGATAACTTAATCTCGAAGATGGAAATTGGTGGGGGCAATCTTTTAAGTTTCGACGGATGTGATGAGACAAAATTCATGCATCCGGCGAGCACTCCGCACTCAATGTTAGTTTCTGGTCCTGAAGGTAGGGTGCATGGGGCAATCTTAATGGCATTCTTCGCTAGCAGCTCAAGTTCCGGGAGCCACTGCAGAATCCAAGGTGAGGGTGATACATCTAAGGAAGGTATACCGAATGCTCTGCCTCACAAGTGGCTATAG
- the LOC109709946 gene encoding uncharacterized protein LOC109709946 has product MEQFRQIGELLGSLNALMVFKDNIQINRRQCLLLVEAFTLAFEGIAEEMKWNLKFNEKSSKWHSLESPLRELHRIFKEGEQYVRQCIETKDWWAKALSLNQSTDCVDFHLHNLLWCVPVVLEAIENVSEISGCDQEAIHKKRVMLAKKYDRDWLDPQLFQHKFGERYLVSKDMRSKLDSVWKEDQWILSEIVTAKPENQPLAEVLLAPKGKVLPSSILVGSKDYQVRRRLGNGGHYKEIQWMGESFAVRHLFADIEQLRHEISLLSSIRHPNLMHIMHTFFDEERKECFLVMELMNKDLSSHIKEICSAKRRLPFPLLVAVDIMLQIARGMEYLHSRKIYHGDLNPSNVLVKSRTTTSDGYLHVKITGFGTSGSKDIRAPTNHTTAAAAAAAATAASTSPCIWYAPEVLTEQEQSPDNGAAKYREKADVYSFAMICFELLTGKVPFEDEHLQGDKTSRNIRAGVRPLFPFPSPKYLTNLTKKCWQADPSQRPSFSAICRVLRYMKRFLILNPDHNQLDLPTPTVDYFDLETSLCKRFATWGTTDALKVSEIPFQLFGYRVTERERASLNLKEKSSESGSEGASICGEENGFGLNIHEDPFPSPVGSARAPPLQVNCETTKKATTKKTDAKAKTPNGHAQKGRVVRPPQRTLCSRSLRINSESRIRMSQAIRRLSGHASDSELA; this is encoded by the exons ATGGAGCAGTTCCGCCAGATAGGGGAACTTCTTGGAAGCCTCAATGCTCTCATGGTGTTCAAAGACAACATACAAATCAATCGCCGCCAATGCCTCCTTTTGGTCGAAGCTTTCACCCTCGCATTTGAAGGGATTGCAGAGGAGATGAAATGGAACCTCAAGTTCAATGAGAAGTCCAGCAAATGGCATTCCCTCGAGAGCCCCCTCAGAGAGCTACATAGGATCTTTAAGGAAGGCGAGCAATACGTAAGACAATGCATAGAGACCAAGGACTGGTGGGCTAAAGCTCTCTCCCTCAATCAAAGCACCGACTGCGTTGATTTCCACCTGCACAATTTGCTATGGTGCGTTCCGGTGGTGCTCGAGGCCATTGAGAATGTGAGCGAGATCTCGGGCTGCGACCAAGAAGCAATTCACAAGAAGCGGGTCATGTTGGCAAAGAAGTACGACAGAGATTGGTTGGATCCTCAGCTCTTCCAGCACAAGTTCGGAGAGCGATATTTAGTTTCCAAAGACATGCGCAGCAAGCTCGACAGTGTTTGGAAAGAAGACCAGTGGATTCTTTCGGAGATTGTAACTGCAAAGCCTGAGAATCAGCCTCTTGCCGAGGTTCTTTTAGCTCCAAAGGGGAAGGTACTACCTAGTTCAATTCTCGTCGGATCAAAGGATTACCAAGTGAGGAGACGATTAGGGAACGGCGGACACTATAAGGAGATCCAATGGATGGGGGAGAGCTTTGCTGTTAGACACTTATTCGCTGACATCGAACAGTTAAGACATGAGATATCTCTTCTGTCTTCGATAAGGCACCCTAATCTGATGCATATCATGCACACGTTCTTCGacgaagagagaaaagagtgcTTTCTTGTTATGGAGCTCATGAACAAAGATCTTTCTAGCCATATCAAAGAGATATGCTCGGCTAAAAGACGCCTCCCCTTCCCGCTTCTCGTGGCAGTGGACATTATGCTGCAGATTGCGAGAGGAATGGAGTACCTCCACTCGAGAAAAATCTATCACGGAGATTTGAACCCTTCAAATGTTTTAGTGAAATCAAGAACCACTACTTCCGACGGGTACTTGCACGTCAAGATAACAGGTTTTGGGACTTCGGGTTCGAAGGATATAAGAGCACCAACAAATCACacaactgctgctgctgctgctgctgctgctactgctgctagTACAAGTCCATGCATATGGTATGCACCTGAAGTTCTGACAGAGCAAGAACAATCCCCAGATAACGGTGCGGCAAAATACAGAGAGAAAGCAGACGTGTACAGCTTTGCGATGATTTGTTTCGAGCTTCTGACGGGAAAAGTGCCTTTCGAGGATGAACACCTTCAAGGGGATAAGACAAGCAGAAACATTAGAGCAGGGGTGAGGCCCTTATTCCCGTTTCCGTCTCCGAAGTACTTGACAAACCTAACGAAGAAGTGTTGGCAGGCAGATCCTTCTCAGCGCCCGAGCTTCTCCGCAATCTGCAGAGTCCTCCGTTACATGAAACGGTTCTTGATTCTGAACCCGGACCATAACCAGCTTGATTTACCGACCCCTACCGTGGACTACTTCGACCTCGAAACAAGTCTTTGTAAGAGGTTCGCAACGTGGGGGACGACAGATGCTTTGAAGGTGTCCGAGATCCCTTTTCAGCTGTTTGGTTATCGAGtgactgagagagagagggctagTTTGAACCTCAAGGAGAAGAGTTCCGAATCGGGGAGTGAGGGGGCGTCGATATGCGGAGAGGAGAATGGATTCGGTCTGAATATCCACGAGGATCCTTTCCCTTCTCCCGTCGGTTCTGCGAGGGCGCCGCCCCTTCAGGTCAACTGCGAAACTACCAAGAAAGCAACTACAAAGAAGACTGATGCAAAAGCCAAAACTCCAAACG GACATGCTCAGAAAGGAAGGGTGGTGAGACCACCGCAGCGAACGCTTTGCAGCCGCAGTTTGAGGATCAACTCCGAAAGCCGGATAAGGATGAGCCAGGCTATACGGAGGCTATCCGGTCATGCGTCGGATTCGGAGTTGGCATAG
- the LOC109709795 gene encoding F-box/kelch-repeat protein At3g61590-like isoform X2 yields the protein MESEEWESYPSAFIEGKDLKKDLNSEYHTDQDKGALVSLDTILPDDLLEKILSFLSIVGIIRSGSVCKRWNDAVQRYKHTKMVPQKPWYFMFTCGEEAVAGYSYDPSLKKWYNFNFPCIEKSNWSISFSYGLVCLMDSENKSRVFVCNPITKHRRKLPYAPGGNSPDYSALAISVDKECHNYTIVVAKCGQVPEEHHLWNISIHIYFSESDEWFDPFNETLVGWRGCDDCVICDGVLYYLLYSSGYVGHIASRHCLAMYDLSTRPGHFSLMNTAIPAPCTLTCGRLMNLRDRVILVGGIGKQDRPGVIKGIGIWELRDKKEWCEVARMPQKFFQGFGELDEVFASSGCDDLIYIQSYGSPALLTFDVSQKLWKWTVRSPVSKRFPLQLFTGFCFEPRLEIAS from the coding sequence ATGGAGAGTGAGGAATGGGAATCCTATCCTTCAGCCTTCATTGAAGGCAAGGATCTAAAGAAAGACCTTAATTCCGAGTATCATACCGACCAGGATAAAGGCGCATTAGTTTCCTTGGATACCATTCTCCCTGATGACCTCTTGGAGAAAATACTCTCTTTCTTGTCCATTGTTGGTATAATTAGATCAGGCTCCGTGTGCAAGAGATGGAATGATGCCGTGCAAAGGTATAAACATACGAAAATGGTACCCCAAAAGCCATGGTATTTCATGTTCACGTGCGGCGAGGAAGCTGTGGCAGGGTACTCTTACGACCCAAGTCTGAAAAAGTGGTACAATTTCAATTTCCCTTGCATTGAGAAGAGCAATTGGTCTATCTCATTTTCCTATGGATTAGTATGCTTAATGGATAGTGAAAATAAAAGTCGTGTCTTTGTGTGCAACCCTATCACTAAGCATAGGCGGAAGCTTCCCTATGCTCCGGGTGGAAACTCCCCCGACTATAGCGCGCTTGCTATATCGGTCGATAAAGAGTGTCATAATTACACCATAGTGGTCGCAAAGTGTGGGCAAGTGCCGGAGGAGCATCATCTGTGGAATATATCAATCCATATTTATTTTTCGGAAAGTGACGAGTGGTTCGATCCCTTCAATGAAACTTTAGTAGGTTGGAGAGGTTGTGATGATTGTGTCATTTGTGATGGAGTTTTGTATTATTTGCTTTACTCTTCTGGTTATGTTGGGCATATCGCATCGCGCCATTGTTTGGCTATGTATGACCTCTCAACCAGGCCGGGTCATTTTTCTTTAATGAATACAGCTATACCTGCGCCATGTACACTCACATGTGGCAGGCTTATGAACCTAAGGGATAGAGTTATTCTGGTTGGAGGAATAGGGAAGCAGGATAGGCCGGGAGTTATCAAGGGGATTGGGATTTGGGAGCTTCGAGATAAGAAGGAATGGTGCGAGGTTGCGCGCATGCCTCAGAAGTTTTTCCAAGGATTTGGAGAGCTTGATGAAGTATTCGCAAGCAGTGGTTGCGATGATTTGATTTATATACAGAGCTATGGGTCGCCGGCTTTGCTTACTTTCGACGTGAGCCAGAAGCTATGGAAGTGGACGGTGAGGAGTCCCGTTTCAAAGAGGTTCCCGCTACAGCTCTTCACTGGATTTTGTTTCGAGCCACGGCTAGAAATTGCTTCGTAG